A portion of the Caenorhabditis elegans chromosome III genome contains these proteins:
- the nhr-20 gene encoding Nuclear hormone receptor family member nhr-20 (Confirmed by transcript evidence), which produces MKQERSSGGYSGIPPTSKCLVCEHPDGGSAHFGSTSCLACAAFFRRTVSLNIQFQCKKDKNCVIFHELRMICRACRFDKCVKAGMRRECVQKRRSNKKIPKKHMNMLREDQIKMEYDECKFECSGDQTDDNSPLSIEKKSPPGLLPNDSPMMADFKFDPSDIPSTSGGSTQRLERSPSPKLAESKILSMNGEELLRFYVDQLKNSMDRRRMIFTDTALLAVIDDRGDVPFDATEPPPHSLKRQYESQRFDNLLAFDFCKCCPGFDFLSRVEKAIFFRSCSLAYCLLDIAWITVQAYPEEAAEPVLMYTDGSVCTVNNLSYGWDDEEDICAHDKKKLFLGFLGRFNDAICRPIRNLKMTHVEFAALKALCIWKLGYCEFTPSMKVIGKEHEEALLNGLHNYYDDLYGNPDETGMRIGNLILLMGTVFEMNQLIMETYKSAELFELFKLDALSKSLLTL; this is translated from the exons atgaAACAAGAACGATCAAGTGGTGGTTACAGTGGCATTCCACCCACATCCAAATGCCTTGTTTGTGAGCATCCAGATGGTGGCTCCGCGCATTTTGGGAGTACATCATGTCTGGCGTGTGCCGCGTTTTTCCGAAGGACCGTATCGCTGAATATTCAGTTTCAGTGCAAAAAGGACAAGAACTGCGTGATATTTCATG AACTCCGAATGATTTGCCGAGCTTGTCGATTCGATAAATGTGTGAAAGCTGGTATGCGGCGAGAATGTGTACAGAAAAGAAGGTCGAATAAGAAAATTCCGAAGAAACATATGAATATGTTGAGAGAAGATCAAATTAAGATGGAATATGATGAGTGCAAGTTTGAATGCTCTGGAG ACCAAACTGATGACAATTCTCCTCTGTcgattgagaaaaaatcgcCGCCCGGACTTCTTCCAAATGACAGCCCAATGATGGCAGACTTT aagtttgaCCCCAGCGATATCCCGTCAACGAGTGGTGGATCAACGCAGAGGTTGGAaagat CACCGTCTCCAAAACTGGCAGAATCGAAAATCCTCAGTATGAACGGAGAAGAGTTGCTTCGATTTTATGTGGATCAGTTGAAAAACTCAATGGACCGGCGACGAATGATTTTTACGGATACTGCACTTTTAGCTGTCATTGATGATCGAGGCGATGTG CCATTTGACGCAACGGAACCACCTCCTCACTCTCTGAAACGACAATACGAATCTCAACGATTCGATAATCTCCTGGCATTTGACTTTTGTAAATGTTGCCCCGGATTCGATTTTCTTAGTCGAGTGGAAAAGGCAATCTTCTTTAGAAGTTGTTCATTAGCCTACTGCCTGCTGGATATCGCTTGGATTACTGTACAAGCTTACCCAGAAGAAGCCGCCGAGCCAGTTTTAATGTATACGGATGGAAGTGTGTGTACAGTTAATAATTTATCGTATGGATGGGATGATGAAGAGGATATTTGTGCGCATGATAAGAAAAA gctatttcttggttttttgggTCGCTTCAATGACGCTATTTGCCGGCCGatccggaatttaaaaatgacaCACGTGGAATTTGCAGCTCTTAAAGCTTTGTGCATTTGGAAACTGG GTTACTGTGAATTTACTCCAAGTATGAAAGTAATCGGGAAGGAACACGAAGAAGCATTGCTCAACGGATTACACAATTATTATGATGATTTGTACGGAAATCCTGATGAAACTGGCATGAGGATAGGAAATCTCATTTTGTTAATGGGAACtgttttt gAAATGAATCAATTAATAATGGAAACCTACAAATCGGCGGAACTTTTCGAACTATTCAAGCTAGATGCTCTTTCAAAATCCCTGTTGACACTTTAG
- the F43C1.5 gene encoding uncharacterized protein (Confirmed by transcript evidence) — protein sequence MTDYDDYEDRSGVVEEELLDFDRAMLDFQAMFPSLSNSHIEYVLRKYDGDVSATINELLYDNTPTTTTSESIPHGGDLTKLRQRRHEINEKLRENQKFLDTVTDVEIARAYEDQQLALLLEHREVNTLISEEKKKKSCSDSSSIQESRRHVKIPGKNSKNSKISVNKAKKLEPRRRSDEDRVPDGPYIGEGEVKSENFAAKIKETLRKASGSRISRLFSAP from the exons ATGACGGATTATGATGACTATGAAGACCGATCTGGTGTGGTAGAAGAAGAACTATTGGATTTTGATAGA gCAATGCTGGACTTTCAAGCTATGTTTCCCAGTCTAAGCAATTCACATATTGAATATGTTCTACGGAAATATGATGGAGATGTTTCAGCCACTATTAATGAGCTACTTTATGATAAc acgcCAACTACAACGACTTCTGAATCTATTCCACATGGAGGAGACTTAACAAAATTAAGGCAGCGAAGGCATGAAATAAACGAAAAACtgagagaaaatcaaaaatttttggatacgGTTACAGATGTGGAAATTGCGAg agcaTATGAAGACCAACAACTGGCCTTATTACTTGAACACCGAGAAGTGAACACCCTTATCAGTGAGGAGAAAAAGA aaaagtcATGTTCTGACTCATCTTCTATTCAAGAATCGCGCCGGCATGTGAAAATTCCcgggaaaaattcgaaaaattctaaaattagtGTGAACAaagcgaaaaaattggaaccGAGACGACGATCGGACGAAGATCGTGTTCCAGATGGACCATACATCGGGGAGGGAGAAGTAAAATCGGAGAATTTCGCGGCGAAAATAAAGGAAACGTTGAGAAAAG cttccgGATCACGAATTTCGAGATTATTTTCAGCACCATAA
- the F43C1.7 gene encoding Coiled-coil domain-containing protein 25 (Confirmed by transcript evidence): MVFGFISSTVTPPALIFMGEHQVENEKLFKCGDPGDVWFHVDKVSSAHVYLQLPSGITIDTIPEELLEECCQLVKKNSIQGVKMEKVEVNYTLKENLKKVKGMQTGEIGFYDKNIIKSRSVLKKNTKKVLQQLEGTQWKT, encoded by the exons ATGGTTTTCGGATTCATTtcgtctacagtaaccccgcCGGCTTTAATATTTATGGGGGAACACCAGGTGGAAAATGAGAAGTTATTCAAG TGTGGTGATCCGGGAGATGTGTGGTTCCACGTGGATAAAGTATCATCTGCACATGTGTATCTCCAATTGCCAAGTGGCATTACGATTGACACGATTCCCGAGGAACTG CTTGAAGAATGTTGCCAGTTGGTGAAGAAAAACTCAATTCAGGgtgtgaaaatggaaaaagttgaagttaATTATACTTTGAAAGAGAATTTAAAGAAAGTTAAAGGAATGCAGACAGGAGAG ATTGGTTTCTACGACAAGAACATCATCAAATCTCGCAGTGTCCTCaagaaaaacacgaaaaaagtACTTCAACAACTTGAAGGAACTCAATGGAAAACCTGA
- the mrpl-21 gene encoding Large ribosomal subunit protein bL21m (Confirmed by transcript evidence) — translation MLSSRCASLLLSSSQSILRRSIQSASVGTSSEAQVIDTEQVQKEVFKSISDEVNEEKRQRLFAVVYVNGRQWKVSDGDLINMEGNLPLNVGDEIKLEKVLMVGGTNFSLFGRPLLDASAVTVDAVVVEKKTTNPELHYVHLNHHQTKFLNWKSDEATVLRIKSVTAKQIEQ, via the exons ATGCTCTCCAGTCGCTGTGCATCACTTCTCCTCTCCTCATCCCAATCAATTCTTCGTCGTTCCATTCAATCTGCATCAGTTGGCACGTCATCGGAGGCTCAGGTAATCGATACAGAGCAAGTTCAGAAGGAAGTATTCAAGTCAATCTCGGATGAAGTTAATGAGGAGAAGAGGCAACGATTGTTTGCAGTTGTATATGTTAATGGAAGACAATGGAAG GTCAGTGATGGCGATTTAATCAATATGGAGGGAAATCTCCCATTGAACGTTGGTgatgaaataaaattggaaaaagttttgatggtCGGTGGCACGAACTTCTCACTCTTCGGACGTCCACTTCTTGACGCATCTGCGGTTACTGTAGACGCTGTTGTTGTTGAGAAAAAGACAACGAATCCCGAATTGCACTATGTTCATCTCAATCATCATCAGACCAAATTTCTCAATT ggAAAAGCGACGAGGCGACGGTTCTTCGAATCAAAAGTGTGACGGCAAAGCAGATTGAGCAGTAg
- the mpk-1 gene encoding Mitogen-activated protein kinase mpk-1 (Confirmed by transcript evidence) translates to MPTWIPNNLCAQPTTRNAKPPSNGHPQATQQQSAPGSLAYRNSSNIPNGATNHVRQQKWQYTRSGHRKMADGEAVISTVNNVEEVHGQLFEVAPRYVNLSYIGEGAYGMVASALDTITRDRVAIKKISPFEHQTFCQRTLREIKILNRFKHENIINIQEIIRSETVDSLKDIYIVQCLMETDLYKLLKTQKLSNDHVCYFLYQILRGLKYIHSANVLHRDLKPSNLLLNTTCDLKICDFGLARVTDPQTDHTGFLTEYVATRWYRAPEIMLNSKGYTKSIDVWSVGCILAEMLSNRPLFPGKHYLDQLNLILAVVGSPSNADLQCIINDKARSYLISLPHKPKQPWARLYPGADPRALDLLDKMLTFNPHNRIDIEQALAHPYLEQYYDPGDEPVCEEPFTLEMEFDDLPKEKLKELIWEEAEAHHRRMEAEAAARNNGGQNPV, encoded by the exons ATGCCAACGTGGATACCTAACAATTTGTGCGCACAGCCGACAACGAGAAATGCTAAACCACCATCGAACGGGCATCCACAAGCGACACAACAACAATCTGCTCCGGGATCATTGGCATACCGTAATTCGAGCAACATACCGAATGGAGCAACCAACCACGTCAGACAACAGAAATGGCAGTACACTCGTTCAGGACATAGAAAG ATGGCCGACGGAGAAGCGGTTATCTCGACGGTCAACAATGTCGAGGAAGTTCATGGGCAactttttgag GTTGCTCCCCGTTATGTGAATCTTTCATATATTGGAGAAGGTGCTTACGGGATGGTCgc CTCTGCACTTGACACAATTACTCGTGATCGCGTTGCTATCAAAAAGATTTCTCCATTCGAACATCAGACATTCTGTCAACGGACACTTCGGGAAATCAAAATTCTTAATCGATTCAAGCATGAGAAT atcatcaATATTCAAGAAATCATCCGTTCGGAGACTGTCGATAGTTTGAAGGATAT ttacatAGTTCAATGCCTGATGGAGACTGATTTGTacaaattgctgaaaactcAAAAGCTCTCAAATGATCACGTTTGCTACTTTCTCTATCAAATTCTCCGTGGTCTCAAATACATTCACTCTGCAAATGTGCTCCATCGTGATTTGAAACCATCGAATTTGTTGCTCAACACCACATGtgatctcaaaatttgcgattttggATTGGCACGTGTCACCGACCCACAAACCGATCATACTGGGTTCTTGACCGAGTATGTGGCTACTCGTTGGTATAGAGCTCCAGAGATTATGCTCAATTCAAAGGGATACACTAAATCGATTGATGTCTGGTCTGTCGGATGTATTCTCGCAGAAATGCTCAGTAATCGGCCATTGTTCCCGGGAAAACATTATTTGGATCAACTCAATTTGATTTTGGCAGTTGTTGGATCCCCGTCAAATGCTGATTTACAATGTATTATTAATGATAAGGCTCGATCATATCTCATTTCATTGCCACACAAACCAAAACAACCATGGGCTCGGCTCTATCCAGGAGCTGATCCAAGAGCTCTTGATTTATTGGACAAAATGCTCACTTTCAATCCACATAATCG tatCGACATCGAGCAAGCATTGGCTCACCCATACTTGGAGCAATACTACGATCCAGGAGATGAGCCAGTTTGTGAGGAACCATTCACTTTGGAAATGGAATTCGACGATTTACCGAAGGAGAAGCTGAAGGAGCTGATTTGGGAAGAAGCCGAGGCTCATCACAGACGAATGGAGGCAGAAGCGGCTGCAAGGAATAATGGAGGGCAGAATCCTGTTTAG
- the Y44F5A.1 gene encoding WD repeat-containing protein 55 (Confirmed by transcript evidence), translating into MLVEFDNPPLCMKSNKDGSRLVVGFVDGSIRFYDTQQHEEEFQEIWKFQTKSSIRGVDLDEHKKRVYAVTKNRSLCVFDIDTGKRVRCILKCHRSVPTAICTLPPTALKSQQLATADESGEVKTWNLDPEVASENANIRKWQEQDEDINDLKVDVKSNLLATSSDGTLGAYDLRKAKLKMRSELMHSELYSVCGTNRSVYVGGEDGYVEVFNLNEYGNLLERVESGFEMGVNGIVELRSGLLGLTSQGSNRMRLLNVQPSKRLGYAGYHGDEKSDDDGIDAITISTDKSTVFTMISMSCTIKKWDMGPIIDEIPILRAQDAKSKKMRKTEGFFDGLVGPKNDSDSDDDDEPKSKKRRNDEDSDEEIDEEEQEEDDEEEEEDSD; encoded by the exons ATGCTCGTCGAATTTGATAATCCACCACTTTGTATGAAATCTAACAAAGATGGAAGTCGCCTTGTCGTTGGATTTGTGGATGGAAGTATTCGATTCTATGACACCCAACAACACGAGGAAGAGTTTCaagaaatctggaaatttcagacaaaaagcAGTATTCGAGGAGTTGATCTTGATGAACACAAGAAACGAGTTTATGCCGTTACAAAGAATCGATCTCTCTGTGTTTTTGATATTGACACGGGAAAACg tgttcgTTGTATTCTAAAATGTCATCGTTCTGTACCAACTGCCATTTGTACACTTCCACCAACTGCTCTAAAATCTCAACAATTGGCTACAGCTGATGAATCGGGAGAAGTGAAAACATGGAATTTGGATCCAGAAGTTGCATCGGAAAATGCGAATATTAGAAAATGGCAGGAACAAGATGAAGATATTAATGATTTGAAAGTTGATgtgaaatcaaatttattggCAACTTCTTCAGATGGTACACTTGGAGCTTACGATCTTAGAAAGGCAAAGCTTAAG ATGAGAAGTGAACTAATGCACTCGGAGCTCTATTCAGTTTGTGGAACAAATCGATCGGTATATGTTGGAGGAGAAGATGGATATGTTGaagtatttaatttaaatgaatatggaaatttgtTGGAAAGAGTTGAAAGTGGTTTTGAAATGGGTGTAAATGGAATTGTTGAATTGAGAAGTGGTTTATTGGGATTAACAAGTCAAGGAAGTAATCGAATGAGATTATTGAATGTTCAACCATCGAAAAGATTAGGATATGCTGGATATCATGGTGATGAGAAGAGTGATGATGATGGTATTGATGCTATTACG atttcaactGACAAATCAACAGTTTTTACAATGATCTCAATGAGCTGTacaatcaaaaaatgggaTATGGGACCAATTATCGATGAGATTCCGATTCTTAGAGCTCAGGATgcaaaatcgaagaaaatgagaaaaactgaAGGATTTTTCGATGGATTAGTTGGACCGAAAAACGATTCAGatagtgatgatgatgatgagccaaagagcaaaaaacgaagaaatgaTGAAGATTCGGATGAAGAAATTGATGAGGAGGAACAAGAAGAGGATGAtgaagaggaggaggaggacaGTGattag
- the zhit-2 gene encoding HIT-type domain-containing protein (Partially confirmed by transcript evidence), whose translation MSTSSFLACGICGVEKREPYKCPRCDLLYCTIKCYRNPKHSECSEKFYQEQVKQELSGKKADISQKGEEYKEKMQKFLDGDWSGIEEGEPLDSDDEEQEDVADWQKEDTEAMKKTIQGTIDEYELEDGEIERRMTTLGLSDDIDELLNTLTPEEREAFKQLAAEMQEEELGLTNSCFAPGSAGSSKKC comes from the exons ATGTCAACTTCATCATTTCTCGCTTGCGGAATCTGCGGCGTCGAAAAACGAGAACCATACAAGTGCCCACGATGTGATCTTCTGTATTGTACAATCAAATGCTACCGTAACCCGAAACACTCCGAGTGCTCAGAGAAATTCTATCAGGAACAAGTAAAACAAGAATTGTCGGGCAAAAAAGCAGATATCAGTCAGAAGGGAGAAGAATATAAAgagaaaatgcaaaagtttttggatGGAGATTGGAGTGGAATTGAAG AAGGCGAGCCACTTGATTCTGATGATGAAGAGCAAGAAGACGTGGCTGACTGGCAGAAAGAGGACACTGAAGCAATGAAAAAAACGATTCAAGGAACAATTGATGAGTATGAGTTAGAAGATGGAGAAATTGAGAGACGAATGACAACTCTTGGATTGTCAGATGATATTGATGAACTTTTAAATACATTGACACCAGAAGAACGAGAAGCATTCAAACAACTTGCTGCTGAAATGCAAGAAGAAGAACTTGGACTTACGAATTCTTGTTTTGCTCCTGGATCTGCTGGATCATCGAAGAAATGTTGa
- the mpk-1 gene encoding Mitogen-activated protein kinase mpk-1 (Confirmed by transcript evidence): MADGEAVISTVNNVEEVHGQLFEVAPRYVNLSYIGEGAYGMVASALDTITRDRVAIKKISPFEHQTFCQRTLREIKILNRFKHENIINIQEIIRSETVDSLKDIYIVQCLMETDLYKLLKTQKLSNDHVCYFLYQILRGLKYIHSANVLHRDLKPSNLLLNTTCDLKICDFGLARVTDPQTDHTGFLTEYVATRWYRAPEIMLNSKGYTKSIDVWSVGCILAEMLSNRPLFPGKHYLDQLNLILAVVGSPSNADLQCIINDKARSYLISLPHKPKQPWARLYPGADPRALDLLDKMLTFNPHNRIDIEQALAHPYLEQYYDPGDEPVCEEPFTLEMEFDDLPKEKLKELIWEEAEAHHRRMEAEAAARNNGGQNPV; this comes from the exons ATGGCCGACGGAGAAGCGGTTATCTCGACGGTCAACAATGTCGAGGAAGTTCATGGGCAactttttgag GTTGCTCCCCGTTATGTGAATCTTTCATATATTGGAGAAGGTGCTTACGGGATGGTCgc CTCTGCACTTGACACAATTACTCGTGATCGCGTTGCTATCAAAAAGATTTCTCCATTCGAACATCAGACATTCTGTCAACGGACACTTCGGGAAATCAAAATTCTTAATCGATTCAAGCATGAGAAT atcatcaATATTCAAGAAATCATCCGTTCGGAGACTGTCGATAGTTTGAAGGATAT ttacatAGTTCAATGCCTGATGGAGACTGATTTGTacaaattgctgaaaactcAAAAGCTCTCAAATGATCACGTTTGCTACTTTCTCTATCAAATTCTCCGTGGTCTCAAATACATTCACTCTGCAAATGTGCTCCATCGTGATTTGAAACCATCGAATTTGTTGCTCAACACCACATGtgatctcaaaatttgcgattttggATTGGCACGTGTCACCGACCCACAAACCGATCATACTGGGTTCTTGACCGAGTATGTGGCTACTCGTTGGTATAGAGCTCCAGAGATTATGCTCAATTCAAAGGGATACACTAAATCGATTGATGTCTGGTCTGTCGGATGTATTCTCGCAGAAATGCTCAGTAATCGGCCATTGTTCCCGGGAAAACATTATTTGGATCAACTCAATTTGATTTTGGCAGTTGTTGGATCCCCGTCAAATGCTGATTTACAATGTATTATTAATGATAAGGCTCGATCATATCTCATTTCATTGCCACACAAACCAAAACAACCATGGGCTCGGCTCTATCCAGGAGCTGATCCAAGAGCTCTTGATTTATTGGACAAAATGCTCACTTTCAATCCACATAATCG tatCGACATCGAGCAAGCATTGGCTCACCCATACTTGGAGCAATACTACGATCCAGGAGATGAGCCAGTTTGTGAGGAACCATTCACTTTGGAAATGGAATTCGACGATTTACCGAAGGAGAAGCTGAAGGAGCTGATTTGGGAAGAAGCCGAGGCTCATCACAGACGAATGGAGGCAGAAGCGGCTGCAAGGAATAATGGAGGGCAGAATCCTGTTTAG